DNA from Rubripirellula lacrimiformis:
TCAACCGCGGTCATTTCCCCCCCGGTTAACCTCGCGACAATTCGTTTCCCCCCGAAGAGAAAACTGATGAAGCAACTGATTGGACTTGGACGCGACACATGGTGGCTGTGGCTGGGATTTTTTGTGTTGACGATCGCATTCTCGTTGGTCGTCGGCAAATTTTTCTTGCTGCTGTTACCTTGCCTGCCGATCCCATTCATCTATTTCGCGTTCAACCGATACGACGAAGACGGAAACGAAAAAGCCGATTTGGGCGATTAAGGTTCGAATCGCAGTGCCGCTCGCCCGTCGGTCGACCGGTTCGGAAACGACCGACCACCGACGGATTCGGCCAGCCACTGAACAGCCAACCCGATCATGGGGTGTCGACCATCGGTCAATTCGGGATGGACACTAAAACACAGCACGCGGCCGTCCCCGAATTGGCCGCGAACTGCCGCCGAAGTCCCCGCCATCACTCCCCGTGGCGATCCGTTCTTGGAAATTTCCGAGTCATAGATGGCTAGGCTCTCGTAGTCCGGGACCTCGGGATCGTCCCATTCCCGCCGCGCCAGCAGCGGCCCTTGCGCGTAATAGATCGACATGTCGCGGCGATCGTGCCCGAACAAGGCAGCCCCATCGGGTGATAGCCGGATCGACACCGTGCCATTTCCGCGATTCCAATGCCGTCGATCAACGACCTTGGCATCGATCAAATTCAGCGACCAGGAATAGTCATTGGTTGCTAGATAGGCGCCGGCGCAAACGCCAAGGTACCCGCCCCCACCGCGGACGAATTCTCGCACTGCCTGTGATCCTTCGGGACCAAGCGTCTTGCCCTGCTTGCTACCGCTGCCGCCCGGGTGCACCAAGACATCGACCTGCATCAGTCCGCCGCTGCGAATCTGTTCAGCCGCAATCCGAGTGACCTGAAACCTGTCGTCCTTGGCGGACTGCAAAGCAGCGATCAACTTCTCGCTGCTCTTGCCCACCCCGGGTCCCTCGAAAACGGCAACCCGAACCGGCGGTTCTTCTGCCCATCCCTCCGGCCACCCCAAGACGGGGAAGAGCAACCACAAAACCAGGGCTCGCAAAATCATCAACATCTCGCTCACGTTGGATCGAATCGGCCGCTAGCAGAAGCCCCGCTAACAAAAGCCCGCGACTGAAACATCGTGTTTGCCAGCGCCACGTCGACGTCCCAGTTCATGATGCCCGACCATTCTAGTCCGCCACTCCCCACCCAGCACAACCGCGGGGGGGGCAGTCGCTGCCGGACGCCGAATCGCGAAACACGGGGAATTCGCCGCGAATTGTCGGGTCTGTAGCCCGCGTTTCGGCGTCGGGAGAGCAGGGCGGGCCCGGATCTTGGAAAATTTCCGCACCAAGGACTTTTGTGACCTAGGTTTCTAATAGACCAGAAAGTCCCCTCTGTCCCGAACCCAAAATCCATGACTCCTTCGCCAGCCTCGAACCGACGACGCTTCCGTCGCGACTCCAATCGCAGCGGCATTGCGACGGTTGAATTCGCCATCGTGTTGCCCGTTCTGTTCGTGCTGACCCTCGGCACCATCGACGTCTGTTCGGTGATGTTCTTGAAAGAGTCGGCCGTGCTAGCAGCCTACGAAGGTGCTCGCCAGGGCGTCGCCCGCGGCCGAACCAACGCCAACGTCACCACACGAGTTCGCGAGTTCTTGGATGAACGGAACATCCAATACCAATCGGGCAGTGTCTGCACCTTCAGTTCGCCGGGATTCGAGTCCGCCGAAACGTTGGAAAACGTCACGGTCACGGTCAACATCCCCGCGGCCGGGAACCTACTGATTCCCACCGAGCGATTCGCTGAACTGATTGTCACCGCAAGCGTCACGATGCGAAAAGAGTACGAGAACTTAACCAACAACTAGTCGTTGTCGTCACGCCCTTAAATTCACTATGAAAAGACACAACCAATCACGACCGATTCGCCGACGACGCCGATGTGGGCAGTCACGTCTAGGCGCATCAGCCGTTGAATTCGCAATCATCGCCAACATTCTGTTGTTGATCATCCTGACGTGCATGGAATTTGCGCGGATGAACATGGTCCGCAACTTGGCACAGGATGCGGCTTACTATGCCGCTCGCCATGCGATTGTTCCGGGAGCAACTTCGGCCGAAGCCGAAGGCGAAGCCAACCGCATCATGGGGTCGCTGTTAACGAACGGTTACAGCGTGGCGGTATCCGAGCTGGATTCCGAATCGACCAACGTGACGGTCACCGTCACGGTCGACTTGGGCGAAGTTGCAATGTTCGCACCGTTCTTCCTGCCAGAGTCGGACATTTCATCCACCGTACGGATGCGAACCGAACGTTACGACGGATTCTACGAACAGTGATCCCCGGTCAGACCGTGCAGCGTCCGCGCATTTGTGCGCAGCGGGCGTTTGGCATCGCCTGATTGCCCCCATCGATTGAAAAACACCATGTCCGGAAACAAGATCATGAACACCGACCGAAAGTCCGTCGCATCGACAGTGACCAACCGTTGTGCAGACCACGCGGCAACGAATCCATTGACAACGCGTTCCGCCATCGCTGGACGGAACCGCCGAGGCGCGGTCTTGGGCTTGTTGGCGGTACTGCTTCCGGTGCTGGCAATCCTATCGGCGTTCTGTATCAACACCGCGCAAATGCAATTGACGCGTACCGAGCTGATGGTAGCGACCGACGCTGCTGCCCGTGCCGGCGGACGCGCACTGAGCGAAACGCAAGAAGTGTCGGCGGCCAAAACCGCTGCTGCGACCACAGCCGCCATGAACTTGGTCAACGGCGAACCGCTGCAACTTCGGACCGATGATGCTGCGAACGAAATCGAATTCGGTATCACCACCCAACCCAACGGTTTGAATGGACGATACGTCTTCCAGAAGATCCCCACCGCGCAAGTGGCCAGCGGCAACGAAGTGGCTAGCGCGATGCGAGTCCTAGGCCGGCGTGACAGCGGGTCATTGTCGGGACGCGTCCCCTTGGTCATTCCGGGCGTGTTGAACGCCAGCGACTTTGAATCCACCCAGGACGCGGTCGCGATGCAAGTCGACCGTGACATCTCGATCGTGTTGGACCGATCCGGTTCCATGAGCTGGATCACCTTCGATTGGCCAAACGGAACATCGCCTTGGAACAATACCGTTCGCAACGCAGCGATTGACGCCGGAGTGATGTACTACCATTGGCGGTACGGCTACCAATACACCTACGGCAACGATAGCGACAGCTACCAGCAATGGGCTTGGGAAAACTACTTCAATCTGGGGCCGGCGCCCCAACGTCCTTGGGACGACTTGGTTGCCGCCGTGAACGCTTTTCTGAATGTGTTGGACAACACCAGCCAGGAAGAACAGGTATCCGTTGCTAGTTATTCGTCCAATTCGACCTTGGACACATGGCTAGAGAAAGACTTTCAGGTGGTTCGCGATACCGTCGACGACCTGTATGTCGGCGGTAACACGGCGATCGGAAAGGGAATGGAATCCGGCATCACCGCTCTGTTGGCAAGTGCCGCGCGACCTTACGCATCCAAAACGATGGTGGTCATGACCGACGGCATGCATAACAGCGGCATCGATCCCGAAACCGTTACCACCAATCTGGTCGGTCAGTACAACCTTACGATCCATACCGTCACGTTTGGCTCGGGTGCCGATCAAGCCAAGATGAAGCGTGTCGCCAATAAAGGCGGTGGCAAGCACTACCACGCTTCGTCAGGTGCCGAGCTAGTCGCAATCTTTGAAGAGATTGCCAACAACCTACCAACCATCATTACTGAATAATCGAAATGTCAACCGCCATCGACCTTGCCGATCAACAATCGGTTTCTGCACCGTCGCCACGGCAGCACGAAAAACACGCTCCACGCGATGTCCCTCGCGCAGCCCCGAAGAAGGCAAACGCGCTGAAGATCCTTTCCATCGTTTGCTCGATCGGAATGCTCGTTTGGACGTTCGCGTCTGTATTGTCCGGCGGCGTGACATCGAAACCTGTGGAAATCGAAACCGCTGCGCCGATCGATCCCGTGACGCAGGTGACCCATCAACAATCCAACTCGTCCGCTTTCTATAGCGCCGCAGTTGCTTTGGATGCTGAATTCATGCGAAACCTGCGAACCGGCCAGGAAGATTACGACTCCGCAGTGATGCCCGGGATTGAACAGTCTCGCCAACACTGGGAACAGTACCGCAATCATATCCAACGGGAAATCGATGCTCTTGCAGAGGCTCCCGTCGGATCGCTGGAATGGCAATATCGCGAGCAACTGATCGCCAACAGCAGCGATGGCCCGCTGTAGAATCAAACGACCAGCGGTTAAGCGGCTGCCGAAGAATCGGGGAAAGAACGTTGTAAAAAAACGTTGGCGACTAGGTTTTCTGGCAAAATCCTCGACACCACCCCCGGAAATTCGAACCGAGCCGGAGCACTCGGAAGAGGGTGCGCTTTCAAGACAGGTGCCGTCAATTATGATAGGTCCAACCTTGTCCTCCACCCCATTTCCATCAAGTGCGTGCGAATGTCGATCAAGATCCTGGATCGCCGAAATCTTCCTGTGCATCGCACCGCCCGCGTGAACAGTTTGTGGTCACGTCCCGGCTTGGCTCGCACGGTGTGCTTGCTGGCAATCGGGATCGGATGCGTCGGTGGAATCGGAGCCACCCCAGGCGTCGCCCAGCAGGATCCGTTTGGTTCACCGGCGATGGATGGTGGCGGGCTGTTTGCGGATCCTGGCAACGCGGCCAAGCCTAGCGACGACGACGACATCCTGGCCGAGGATCCCGTTAAGAAACAGCTGCTGGAACAGGCTCGGCGGGGGGACGAACAGCTTGCCGCGTCGATCGCCAGCCTTGCCAGAACCGGCCGCTGGGCCGAGGTCGACGAACTGCTGAAGAGCATTTCCAATCGCAAGTACTCGCAGGCCGCAGCAGCATCCATGGCCACCCAAATTGGACCGGCCGTCTTCTTCCAAATCAAACAGCAGGCGGATGTTAGCGACGAAGCCAAGGCCAGCCTGGATCGGTTGGGGGCGGCACTGATCGCCCAAAATACCGGGGCGGACCGGCTGGTGCAGGCAATCAAGCGTCTGGATAGCCCGTCGAAAGATCAGCGTCTGGCCGCTGCCCGCGTCTTGCTTCATGGTGGCGAAGCGGCCATCGGACAGTTAGCCGCCGCCGCGGTTGCCGAACGATCCGCTGAATCACGCAGCCGAATTTTGCAAACGATGTCGCGGTTGGGCGACGGCGGAATGGATGCGTTGCAGCAGTTGGCAGCCTACGGGACCGCGGACGTACGATCCCGAGCGATCGAATCGCTAAGCCAGTGGGATGCCGACGCAAACATTGTGTTCTTTGCCGTCGCGCTGCACGCGATCGATTCCACCGATCAGGAACGACAGGCTGCGACCGCGGCTTTCGCGAAACTGAATTCGGGAATCCCCAGCGTCGACCTGGCGATCCAGATCGCTTATCGCGACTTGCAGGACCAAGCAGCCTCCGCAACCGCCACCGACAATGACGATGCAACGACGACCATCTGGACGATCAAACCGGAACGCACCGGCGTAACCGCTCAAACCTCTCGCACCATGCTGGCGGCCTACCGCGACGCCGCCGACGCGGCTCTGCGACTGCGTCGAATGGACATTGCCAGTGCTGCAAACGCACCCTGGATCCAAGCTGACATACTATCTAGCAGTTTGGCCTATCGGGTTTTGATCGACCCGGATTGGGGTGACCCTGAACAGATCGAAGAGGTCCTGCAGTTGGTCGGCGGGGTCGACGAATCCATCATCCTGACCGCGATTCAGCGTGCCGCCGGTCAGGAATTGGCGGCGACCGGTGGCACCGATCCGCACGCCCCCAACGCTAGAAAGGGCATTGAAACCGCAGCCATGATCGGACTGATCCGGTTGGCCGGATCGCCGCATTCGCAACTGCAGCCCGACCGTCTGCTTCGATCCAACGGCGGGCGACCAAGCATTTTGGTCCAGCAGGCTTCGTCATCGACGCCTCTGATTCGTTACGAAGCGGCTCAATTGGTCTCTGAATTGGCCGACGGATCAGCCTATCCAGGCAGCAGCCGCGTCCAACGCACCTTGGTCGAAATGACTCGCTTGGGCGACCGCCCCTCGGCAATCATCGTCGAAACTCGGCCGAACTATATCGCTCACTTCGAGCGGCTAATCGACAGCATGGGTTGGACACCGGTCACGGTCGGCAGTGTCGGCGCCCTCCAGCGCGCGATCGATCAGGGCGGCGACCTGCGAATGATTTTGTCGAAAACGCTCTTGTCGGACATGTCGCCGATCGAAATGGTCGACGTCGTCCGCCGCGCCAGCAATGGCGGCGAAGTGCCTTTGCTGTTCTTTGACGATCAAGGGTCCTCGGTTCAAGACATGGGTGTGACGCTGGGCCAATCCCGATGGTCAGCCCCTATGGCGTTGATCGACGCACCAGTATCGGTTCAGGCGTTCGATGGCATCCTTACCGACGTCCAAATGAAGCGGCGATTGCCGGCTTTGTCCGTGCTGGACCGCCAACGATTTCGCGTGGTCGCACAGAAACGACTGGCCAGCGGCGAGAACGAATGAGCCCCTGATCGACCCTGCGATCGACGAATCGAGTTCCCTACCGCAGCGACGCTGATACCGCTATCGTTTAACGATAACTTGATGTTGAAAAAGCGTCGGCCGGGGGATGGAAACCAAGCGAAGCCAGGTGGTGATTCGTCTGACACCGTTTGCCTGCCCCGATCAACGCCTATCATCGATCCGAACGGATCACCCAAACCTCGGCGTGATCCAAGACAAGCTCCCCATCGATACCAATTCCCGCAATCTTCATGGCGATCCTTGGCATTTCCTCCGGCGGTTCGGGATCAGGCAAATCCCAGAGCCCTCCGATTTCTGGAATCATCGGCACATCGCCGGCGATGCAGGAGGTGTACCGAATCACTCGTCGGGTGGCGGCCAGCAATGCGTCGGTATTGATTCTGGGCGAAACCGGCGTGGGCAAGGAACTGATCGCCAGCGCGGTCCATCGACTTAGCCGCCGCAGCGGCGGCCCATTCGTCCGCGTGAATTGTGGTGCCCTGAGCGAAAGTTTGCTGGAAAGCGAACTGTTCGGGCACGTTCGCGGTGCGTTCACCGGCGCCGTTGCCAACCGAACCGGCCGATTCGAAGCCGCCCACGGCGGCACCGTGTTCCTGGACGAAATCAACAGCACGTCGCTGACCCTGCAAGTCAAACTGTTAAGGGTTCTGCAAGAAAAAGAATTCGAACGCGTAGGTGACACCAGCACCCTTAGCACCGATGCGAGGATCGTCGCGGCCAGCAACCGTAACCTGATGACCGAGGTTCGTGCGGAACGTTTTCGCGAAGACTTGTATTGGCGTCTGAACGTGGTGCCGATCGAGATCCCCTCGCTGCGTCAACGCCGCGAGGATATTCCCGCGCTGGTATCGTTTTTCTTAGAACACTACAACGAGGTCAACGACCGTTACGTCGTCCACATGGGGCCCGGCGTGATCGAAGCGATGCAAAGCTATCACTGGCCCGGCAACGTGCGCGAGTTACAAAACTACATCGAACGCGCCGTCGTGATGGCCGAGACCGACGAACTGACGTTGGATGTGTTGCCCGCCTGCGTCCGCGGCGAAACTGAATCCGAAGCGGGAGGCCCCGAAGTCGCCGAGGATTTTGATTCGCTGGCCAAAGCACTAGTCACTCGCGGCCTGACCGAAGTCGGGCCGGCTGCCGGTGAAGTTCACGTCACCATCGTCGAACACATCGAAAGAGAACTGATCGCGCAAGTGTTGACGCAGTGCGCCGGCGTGCAAACCAAAGCGGCAACCCGATTGGGGATCAACCGCAACACGTTGCATAAAAAGATCAAAGACTACGGACTTGGCGACGACGCTGGCTAGACCTGCTAGACCGCGATCGCGGCGCCCCGATCGGAACGATTCAGTAACCGCCGATTCAACTGGCCGATCCCGATCCCAGCCAATGTGAAAAACACGACCGATTCAGGCCGAATCGGCCCCATGAACGATACGCCCAACTGGGCCCAGCCCAGAAACCAGACGGCGACGACCGCCACGATCGCAAAGATGCGGCGCTGGAACGTGGATCCGGATCGCAGCGGCAGCATCGCGAAAAACAGATGGCAAAGGGCGAATAGGAAAATCATCAGCCCGATCGCACCGGTCGACACCAAGATCTGCAACAACAAATTGTGCGCCGTGTAGTTGTGGGTTTGATGCCAAACGTACAGCGAACCGGTTTCGCTGGTCACAAAGTACCCGTGACCAACCAACATCGCTTTTTCGTATTCTTGCCAAATCGCGGTCCACAGTTCGGCGCGTCCCGACATCCCTCGGATCTGATCGCCCGACTGGCCCCGCGATACATATTGGGTTCCCACATCGGCGGTTGCTGAAATCAGTTTGAACCCTGGATCCATCGCCAACATCAACACCGCGATCATCGCTGCGGCCAATAGCGTCATCGCTCGACCACGATTGCTGCTGTACCAAAACAACACTGCACCGATGGTCACAATCGCCATACCGATCGCAGTCCGGCTGTTGGAAAGCAGCAACACGCTGCCATGCACTACGAGGCTTGGCAGGATCAACCGGGAAGCCCAGGGAATACGTCCGATCCGTTGGCACAAGACCGGCAGCAGCAACCCCAACGATGCGGTCGCACCGGCCGCCGTCGGGTGAATCAGACCATCGCCCCCGGTATGAATCCGACCGCGGTCCAAACCGGACACCTCGGGGCTGATCGCATAAGCGACCAACACCACAGCGTTGGAAATCAACAGCACCCAGTTCAGGTGTTTCAAAATCGAAAGCGCGCGTTTGTTGTCTGCCGAAACGATAGCGACCAAGGTGGCATAGAACAGCATCGCGACCAGACTTCCCGATTGCGCAATCGTGACCGATCGAAGCGGCGACCAAATCACACTGACCAACGTCCAAACCAAAAAGGCGTAGAACGGCATCAACGGATCGATTGACCGACGCAGGGCAGTCCAGGAACCGGCAGAGATGATCAGCCAAGCACCGCCAAAACAAGCCCAGGCCAGAATCAGCAGTTTTGCGCTGTCCAACGGTTCCCAGTGCGTCGCCTGAGACGTGGTCGGCATGGTGAATGCCATGGCCGCCAGCAGCCACATCGAAATCTTGATGAAGCCAAAGATTCGCCGCTGCAACGTCGGGTCATCGATCCCGTTGTCGACAATCAAAGCGGATCGCATGTGCGGTGGCGTCGCCGCGGCGTTGCCGGAAAACCAACGAGAGGACATGAGTGGTCGCCTACGAATCCGACGACGTCATCGACGCGACGGTCGCGATGTCATCGGGTTCATAATGCGGCGATACCGGGGCACCCACGTCAGGGCCGTCGCTGCGTTTTTCGAACTTCCAGTCTCGATGGGTCCGTCGTGCAGACCGGGTATCCCGATGACCAGAGGAACGCACCTCTGCCAGCACAGGCAGGCTAATCGCTGCGGCACAGGCTGCGAACAGTCCAGCAATCGCACACAATGCCTTGTTCGGCGTGACCGGTCGGTGTTCCAGCGAAGCCGGTTGGACCACATTGACGCTGGTCAGTTTCTGATCCGATAGGACTTCGTCCAACCGAGCCTGTTCTAGTTTCTCGGCATGTCGGAGATAGCGTTCTTCTAGAATCTGGACATCGTTGGACACCGCTAAAATGGATTGTTCGTTGCGATTCAGTTCGATCGCTTCCTGCTGCAATGCGTCACGCTTTTGCTGCAGTGCTTTTTGTTTTTCCTGCAGACCACTCAGCGTCGCAATGTCCAGCATCTTGTATTCCACCAATTGCTGATGCGCGGGGTTCACCGACCGCGTGACTTCTTTGCGTTCGCCGGTCAATTCAGCCACGATTTTGGCGGCGTCGGCCAACTGCCCTTCGATGGCAACCAACTTGGGATGCCCCGGTCGATATTTGCTTCGCAGATCCTTTTCCAAGACTTCCAATTCGAACAACTGTGTCCGCATCTGATCACGGCCCTCGTTGGCGATCCCGGTGACCTCTTCGGTGATCGTTTCGTCAAAGTTGCGAAGCAGATCGTCGTAGGAACCCAAGCGAGACTTGGTCGATGCGATTTCACCCTCGGTATCAATCAGATTGTCGCGGACTTTGGAAAGTTGAGCCTCCAACAATTTCTGTTGCCCTTCGATCGTGACCAGGTTCGAATCGTTTTTCGCGTCCAACAATTCGACGCGAGCGAGATCCAACTGATCACGCAGCATTTCGCCCTGTTGTTCAAAGAAGGCATAGGTGCCGGCCGAGTGATTCACTTTGGCGTGGTGGGCGACATAGCTGTCGACCCATGCTGCGACGACCTGTTGTGCCACATCGGGCGAATCGGTTTCGTAGTGGACCGAAACCACACTGGATTCAGTGGCCGAACCGATTTCGACACCACGTTGCAGTTTGGTCAACGCAGCCTCGCGTGCCGGCACAGGATCGATCGATGCAATGCGTCCGCGAATTTGTTCGGCAGAACCACGGACCCATTGGGGCATCCAGGACGGTGGTGCCGCGTCGACTTCATCGCCGCTTTCACCGCTTAGGACAGTGTCCACGCCGACTTTGTCGATCACATGTTCCAGGACCTCGCGACTATGCATCACGCCGATCGCCGACTGAATTTCGTTCGCTCGCGTGTGGTGCAAACTGATCGTTTCACCAACGGCGCCGGCGGTAGGATCCAACGACACGCTTTCGCGCCCGATGCGTAGCATCAATTTGGATTCCGACCGGTAGGCTCGCGGAGCAAACAGAATCACCAACACGGTCAGTCCCATGACCGATGCGAATGCAGCTAGCGACAGAAACCAGTGGCGTTTGATCGCATAGGTCCACTGATCAAGAGAATTTGGCATCGAGGCAACTGGCTTATGGGGGGAAATCGTTGTGCCGACCGAATTTCGGTGGCGCCAATGCATCCCACTTTAACAAGCCTCCCAATAGATAAAACCTTTCAATTCGTCATTCTCCGCCGCGGAATCGTGACGGGCCACCCTTTCAACCCCCAAAATCGCTACCACCCGGATGATCGGAATGGGCTTCGTCCGGGCACCGGCGGCCCTACAAAACCCGCCATCCAGCGGTGCCAAAACCGGCAAGACGACGAATTTTCCGCCCCTGGCGTGACGAGCCATACCGGTTCAGTAGATGATGGTGGACAGTGCCTGGTCGGAGACTTATTTTCTGCTCAGTCATAAATCGTCGTTCCCGTTGATTGAGGTGTCGAAAAGCTGTGCCGGCTTGGTTCCAATCCCTCCGATTCCGATTGCTGTTGCCAATCGTCGTGGTCTCGCTGATTGCGTCCATCGCCGTGGCTGCCGCCTCGTACGCATTGGGGGATCGCTGGACCGCGGACCAATTGGATTCGCGTTACGAAGCGATCGAAGCCACGTTGTCCGAAGGCAGCTTCCCGGTGAATCGGCAAATCCTGCGTTCACTGGCTCAACTGACCGATACCGACTTGATCGCCGCGCGCAACGACGGCCAGGTGGTCCAGTCATCGCTGGATGATTCGGCATCGCTGAGTGCCAGCCATCTGGCCGACATCATGGACCAGGGACCTCAACCACCCACCCGGCGAGTGATCACGATCGGCGACCATCGATTTCGATACGGATGGTTCCGGCGAAAATCCAACGTCAGCCGTTACGGCGATGATGGCCCCGTGGTGGTCGTGCTGTTTAACGACGAAAAAGTTCGCTCGGCTAGCCTGCGTGCCGCTGGACTTCCCTTGGCGACCGGGCTGTCGACGGTCGTCCTATTGGGGTCGATCATGCTAGGACTGACCGGTCGGTTGGTGCGACGACTTTCGATGTTACGCCGACAGGTGGACCGCGTCGCCGAAGGGCACTTTGACGCCAAAGTCCCGTTGGGCGAACAGGACGAAATTGCGATGCTGGGGATCGCGGTTTCGCGAATGGCCCATCAGTTGTCACAGATGTGGCAATCCATCCATCGACAACAGGGACAAAAACTGCTGCACCAAGTCGCCGGAGGATTGGCCCACCAACTGCGCAACAGTTTGACGGGAGCGACGATGGCCATACAAATC
Protein-coding regions in this window:
- a CDS encoding BPL-N domain-containing protein → MILRALVLWLLFPVLGWPEGWAEEPPVRVAVFEGPGVGKSSEKLIAALQSAKDDRFQVTRIAAEQIRSGGLMQVDVLVHPGGSGSKQGKTLGPEGSQAVREFVRGGGGYLGVCAGAYLATNDYSWSLNLIDAKVVDRRHWNRGNGTVSIRLSPDGAALFGHDRRDMSIYYAQGPLLARREWDDPEVPDYESLAIYDSEISKNGSPRGVMAGTSAAVRGQFGDGRVLCFSVHPELTDGRHPMIGLAVQWLAESVGGRSFPNRSTDGRAALRFEP
- a CDS encoding TadE family protein; translated protein: MTPSPASNRRRFRRDSNRSGIATVEFAIVLPVLFVLTLGTIDVCSVMFLKESAVLAAYEGARQGVARGRTNANVTTRVREFLDERNIQYQSGSVCTFSSPGFESAETLENVTVTVNIPAAGNLLIPTERFAELIVTASVTMRKEYENLTNN
- a CDS encoding TadE/TadG family type IV pilus assembly protein, translating into MKRHNQSRPIRRRRRCGQSRLGASAVEFAIIANILLLIILTCMEFARMNMVRNLAQDAAYYAARHAIVPGATSAEAEGEANRIMGSLLTNGYSVAVSELDSESTNVTVTVTVDLGEVAMFAPFFLPESDISSTVRMRTERYDGFYEQ
- a CDS encoding vWA domain-containing protein; this translates as MSGNKIMNTDRKSVASTVTNRCADHAATNPLTTRSAIAGRNRRGAVLGLLAVLLPVLAILSAFCINTAQMQLTRTELMVATDAAARAGGRALSETQEVSAAKTAAATTAAMNLVNGEPLQLRTDDAANEIEFGITTQPNGLNGRYVFQKIPTAQVASGNEVASAMRVLGRRDSGSLSGRVPLVIPGVLNASDFESTQDAVAMQVDRDISIVLDRSGSMSWITFDWPNGTSPWNNTVRNAAIDAGVMYYHWRYGYQYTYGNDSDSYQQWAWENYFNLGPAPQRPWDDLVAAVNAFLNVLDNTSQEEQVSVASYSSNSTLDTWLEKDFQVVRDTVDDLYVGGNTAIGKGMESGITALLASAARPYASKTMVVMTDGMHNSGIDPETVTTNLVGQYNLTIHTVTFGSGADQAKMKRVANKGGGKHYHASSGAELVAIFEEIANNLPTIITE
- a CDS encoding HEAT repeat domain-containing protein codes for the protein MSIKILDRRNLPVHRTARVNSLWSRPGLARTVCLLAIGIGCVGGIGATPGVAQQDPFGSPAMDGGGLFADPGNAAKPSDDDDILAEDPVKKQLLEQARRGDEQLAASIASLARTGRWAEVDELLKSISNRKYSQAAAASMATQIGPAVFFQIKQQADVSDEAKASLDRLGAALIAQNTGADRLVQAIKRLDSPSKDQRLAAARVLLHGGEAAIGQLAAAAVAERSAESRSRILQTMSRLGDGGMDALQQLAAYGTADVRSRAIESLSQWDADANIVFFAVALHAIDSTDQERQAATAAFAKLNSGIPSVDLAIQIAYRDLQDQAASATATDNDDATTTIWTIKPERTGVTAQTSRTMLAAYRDAADAALRLRRMDIASAANAPWIQADILSSSLAYRVLIDPDWGDPEQIEEVLQLVGGVDESIILTAIQRAAGQELAATGGTDPHAPNARKGIETAAMIGLIRLAGSPHSQLQPDRLLRSNGGRPSILVQQASSSTPLIRYEAAQLVSELADGSAYPGSSRVQRTLVEMTRLGDRPSAIIVETRPNYIAHFERLIDSMGWTPVTVGSVGALQRAIDQGGDLRMILSKTLLSDMSPIEMVDVVRRASNGGEVPLLFFDDQGSSVQDMGVTLGQSRWSAPMALIDAPVSVQAFDGILTDVQMKRRLPALSVLDRQRFRVVAQKRLASGENE
- a CDS encoding sigma-54 interaction domain-containing protein; the encoded protein is MQEVYRITRRVAASNASVLILGETGVGKELIASAVHRLSRRSGGPFVRVNCGALSESLLESELFGHVRGAFTGAVANRTGRFEAAHGGTVFLDEINSTSLTLQVKLLRVLQEKEFERVGDTSTLSTDARIVAASNRNLMTEVRAERFREDLYWRLNVVPIEIPSLRQRREDIPALVSFFLEHYNEVNDRYVVHMGPGVIEAMQSYHWPGNVRELQNYIERAVVMAETDELTLDVLPACVRGETESEAGGPEVAEDFDSLAKALVTRGLTEVGPAAGEVHVTIVEHIERELIAQVLTQCAGVQTKAATRLGINRNTLHKKIKDYGLGDDAG
- a CDS encoding O-antigen ligase family protein, which encodes MSSRWFSGNAAATPPHMRSALIVDNGIDDPTLQRRIFGFIKISMWLLAAMAFTMPTTSQATHWEPLDSAKLLILAWACFGGAWLIISAGSWTALRRSIDPLMPFYAFLVWTLVSVIWSPLRSVTIAQSGSLVAMLFYATLVAIVSADNKRALSILKHLNWVLLISNAVVLVAYAISPEVSGLDRGRIHTGGDGLIHPTAAGATASLGLLLPVLCQRIGRIPWASRLILPSLVVHGSVLLLSNSRTAIGMAIVTIGAVLFWYSSNRGRAMTLLAAAMIAVLMLAMDPGFKLISATADVGTQYVSRGQSGDQIRGMSGRAELWTAIWQEYEKAMLVGHGYFVTSETGSLYVWHQTHNYTAHNLLLQILVSTGAIGLMIFLFALCHLFFAMLPLRSGSTFQRRIFAIVAVVAVWFLGWAQLGVSFMGPIRPESVVFFTLAGIGIGQLNRRLLNRSDRGAAIAV
- a CDS encoding GumC family protein, which produces MPNSLDQWTYAIKRHWFLSLAAFASVMGLTVLVILFAPRAYRSESKLMLRIGRESVSLDPTAGAVGETISLHHTRANEIQSAIGVMHSREVLEHVIDKVGVDTVLSGESGDEVDAAPPSWMPQWVRGSAEQIRGRIASIDPVPAREAALTKLQRGVEIGSATESSVVSVHYETDSPDVAQQVVAAWVDSYVAHHAKVNHSAGTYAFFEQQGEMLRDQLDLARVELLDAKNDSNLVTIEGQQKLLEAQLSKVRDNLIDTEGEIASTKSRLGSYDDLLRNFDETITEEVTGIANEGRDQMRTQLFELEVLEKDLRSKYRPGHPKLVAIEGQLADAAKIVAELTGERKEVTRSVNPAHQQLVEYKMLDIATLSGLQEKQKALQQKRDALQQEAIELNRNEQSILAVSNDVQILEERYLRHAEKLEQARLDEVLSDQKLTSVNVVQPASLEHRPVTPNKALCAIAGLFAACAAAISLPVLAEVRSSGHRDTRSARRTHRDWKFEKRSDGPDVGAPVSPHYEPDDIATVASMTSSDS